The Halichoerus grypus chromosome 3, mHalGry1.hap1.1, whole genome shotgun sequence genome segment GTGTCACCCTCACTCTTATCCACTTAAACCCACTGGTGGTGGTTCTGTCTTTAGCGTCTAAACTCAGCCTTAGTCAACAAGTGATGTTTGCCTGCCCATAGAGCACACATTTTGTGCTCAGCGGAGAAAGACAGCTTTCTTCCACCACGTAGGGAAAATCCATTTGGGTTGGATTTTCATGGGGtagaagatggagaaagaaagaagagagaggaaatctGGTgactcttgttttgtttcttttaatcacTAGAAATCTCTGATCTACTGAGTGCTGAGCACATCTCATAATACTTTCAAAATTGTCAGTGGCTTTTCATCAGTCAGAGTCTTCAGTCAATGGACACCAGGGGCTCTCTActtcttctttgcttttgctttctttcctttgtttgcttTGTTGAACTTAAAAGATTCATCTTGGCCTGGCTGGCCAGTGATTGCGAGTGGGGAAGGGATAGGAGCATTGAGGTTCAAAGTCTTCTTCTGAAGTTTCAGGTCCAAAATATCAAAAGTTATTTGTATCTCATACTGCAGCAGCTCCTTCAGGCATTCGATCTGGATGTGAATGGCCTCACTGATGAGATTTTCTAACtcctggaagaaatggaacatGGTTGGTGATCAGGGCTCTGGGGAAGGCTGAGGCCATCTGCAGATACAGTCCCTCCACAGGATCCAATTCTGAACACATTAGCTCCTTTTTCTGTATTCTAGAACTTTCCATTTACCCCACCAGCTCTTTTGGCCACCCATCTCCACTCTACTCTGTGCTCTGAGAGACTGATTTATAAGGGCTGCCTCAATTGGCTACCTTACCTCTGGCTTTAGGTTGAGTTCAGCCAGTGGGAGGCACTGGCAGATCTGAGGCTGGAAAGAGAATGAAGTCTCTTGCTTCCCTCCCGATCTGTTGGCCATGGCTGTAATTCTCTACCTACAGCTACACCTCCTATCCCATGGCCCTCTCCCACAGCTCTCTTTTTGGGTTCCAatgactttctttccttctcccttcaggCCTACTATGGCAATAACCCTGTTTGAGGGGGTCATTTATTACTAATATTGTTCTGGGCCTATAGGTCAGTCCCATATTCCCCTACCTTCTGATCAATGCATGTTCCCTTTGGATATCATCCCTCTTTTTTACCCTCCTGCACTCATCTCATTCTTACATCTCAAAGTTCTAGTAGCAGGCTTCATCAGAAGGGATAGGGTAAGTTGCTCAGAGAGTGGGCATGTCCCCCAACCAGCCAGCCATGGGAAGAATGGAAACTCAGCCACCATCTGCCATGTTAAACAGGAGACCCTATCTGTCATCTCAATCAGGACTATGGCATCATGGAATCCTGTGTTTCTCCAAATTCCCTGCTCGAGCAGCCAAACAGCAGAGGAGAATTTGTGCTTGTCTTGAGGGTGTTGGGAGACATACTTGGAATATCTGATTGCCTAgaagatatctctttgagatctcatattttaacttaaaaactcATGCAAAATCTTACATTTGCCCCAGAATAACTCCTTggttgtttttatataaaaataatgttcttcCCCTAAGTCCTTGGGGAGGATTGTGCTCCAAGAGGATGCATCATGTTTATCCTATGGTGTTCAGCATCCCCAGCTCAGGCACAAGACCAGAGGCACACAGTGGAGGGGACTCTAGTCCACAAGCTCCACCAGGCAGGGACCAACAGCAAAGTAATGAGGGCTGGCAGGGGAGctgagaggggcagggaaggacagCTGTGTGGAGAAtcaggagtgggagggaaggcagcCCCTCACATCTGTGTCTTCATTTACATATTCTAGAGTAAGGTCCCAAGGTCCCACAGAGCAGGTGGAGACAAGCTCTTGCTTAGGTTCTGTTGGGTCCTTCTTTGCTGGACATCTTAATGCACTAAGATTACATGGCAGCCTGATGTGCTATTTCTCTGGAAGACTTGACTTAACCTTAGAAGAGTATCATTTGTTCTGTTGTGTTAATTTCTCTTTAGAGATTTTCCccacactttatatatatttaaaggaatacTTCATAGAACCATTCACTCTTTGGCTGACAATTTAGAAACCTTTTGGAACATTTAGGTTCTGGgactctccacccccaccccagccccaatCCCCCCAACACATGCACATAattgtgtatacacatatgcacacagtTGTACCTGTGTTCACAGATGATGCGACAGTGATGTTGTAAGTGCCTATgtctagtttaaaaaataaatttggactCTGCCAGGCCCTTAAGAAGTTGGTTGCCCTGGGGCCATGCTAGTTACCATTTAGTAAAGAGCTGGTCATTGAGACTCTGGCTCCTGGAGCCTCAGTGGTCTTAAGACTGGTCAGTGGGGCAGCCTGATTTCTTAGATCCGTGCCAGACTCTTCTAGATTCTCTCTGACCCCCTAGCCCCACCCCTTTGCCTACCTCAGCATATCACCCACCTTGAGCTATCCCCAGTGGCCCTTCCTTCatcaccttcccccacccccaggcttcgATGCATGAAGGGCACTGAGAGAATCTGTGGTGATTCAGAGCCTGGGGTCTTCTTTAGTGGAATCTGTCACTAATGAATGTTGCAGTGGAAAGAACTTGGACTTTGGGGCCAGCCAGACCTCAGTCCAAATGTAAACTCTACCACTTGCTAGCTTGGTGACCTTGGATGAGTTAATTAAATTCTCTGACCCTCACTCATCTCATTACGAAAATGGGGACATGAATTATACCTCACAGAAATATTTTGTGAAACATGCACACAAAGCCTGTGGTCCATGCTCAGTGACTGTCTGTCCCCTTCTGCCCTATCCCATGTGTGCAGACAAAGGGGTCCTGTCTGTGAGTCTGACTCCAGCTGCCATGTTTTCTTGGTAGGAATGGGCATTTGTATGTGGCAGGTTAGCATCCTCCCACCTCGCAGACACAGCCTTACCTCTCTCTTCAGAACCTGGCTGGGCTGCTTGGGAACCTCTGAGAATGTTCTCTGTAGCTTGTGCTCCTGTTCTAGGTGCAACGCTTCCTTCAGGAGCAGCATATTTGTGTGTTTCTGCACCTCAGCCATACTGAGCTCCGCCACCTGTTGCTCAAGCTGCCAGATGTCCCTGTCCATGCCCTCAgccagagggaggggctggggtggtgCACACACTTCCAGGTGTGTGACGGTCAGGTTGACTTCCTGGTCCTGGCCCAGGACATACTGGTAGAGTTTGTAGTGGCGGATAAAAGTGTTGTGGAAGTAGTCGCAGAGGGCCAGCAGATGAGTGGTGTTGAACTGTCCCTGGTAATCTCTGAGTTTGTTCCCCAGGATTGTCACAGCCTCAGTGATGGAGCAGCCTACGGGCACAGAGGGGTCAGGCATTGAGTGTGAACAGAGGTAAAGCTGAATTGATAGCTGATCAATATAGGTTCTGAACCCAGGTCCTATGAACCCAGAGCCCACATCCTACCAGCTATTCTATATTACCATTTATTAACTCTTAAAAGCTATGCAGTGTATCACATTTCCCCTTTTGCCTTGGCTTCTAGGAAGCTCAGCACCAATTTTGTGTAGTAACTTATATTTACCTCACTTTTATAGGATTATCCCCCTCTTTACCtatacttttacttttaactctCATTTTAAAGGTTTACTTCAGCTGTGCTTTATATTGTTTCCACTTCAAACCCTTTGGAAAGGAGATGAGGGTGTAAAAAAGGGATTCTGGTAAGAGTGGATCATGAGATGACTAGAGAGACAGATGTCTAGGCAACTGTTATTCTGGAGATATGTGTCACAGAGTTAGGCAAATATTGTTTGTATCATGCAAAGATCCACTCTGGAGTTACACCTTGGGCAATGCTGTCCTGAGCAAACCATCTTCTCCCATCCCCTCCCATTCACTCCTTTTGCTCGCAACTCCATCAAAAGCTCGGGGTAGTGTTGTGGTTAAGGAGGCAGGACTCTTCCTAGCATATGATTGCGTCTTAACagagtgggtggctcagtaaagGGTCATGGCTAAAAGATGTGTATGCTCTGGTGAACAGACATaatgcagagagagaagcaagatgagggacagagaaagaacatgCACCAATGTAAGGATACCTGGGTCCTCACACAGACGCCATCCCTGAAGTGCACTGTAAACTCAGTCAAGTGTCTCTTGCTCCCTGACTCAGTGTCTACATCTGCAGAATGGGAGCTTGGGCCAGCTGACCACCAAGTCACATGCTTTTGGGAATTCCACAGTGCATCTAATGAAGATAGAGACCAAGCATTGGATGCAGGGAGCCTGGCTTTCCTCCTGGAGTGGAGGCCCAACCTGTGTGTAGATCCCTCTCCTTGTGTCTCCTGTATGAGCCCCCCATGGAGCCCTAGAAGAGTCTTCCACCTTTCTGGCCAGAGGGCTCCATGCTCCTTTAGAAGAGGCAGTCTCAGTCTTGCCCACATGGTTGTTTATAAAGtcctccacaccccacccccattgtATGTTCATTTTGGCTCCTCACTCTTAGCTCTGTGAGGGAATATTTACCTTAAATCTCCCCAGAGTACTGAGATGGTAGGGCATCACAGTCTTAGAAAAATAGTGGTAGATGGAGCACTACTCCACTTTGAACCTCATTAGAATGTGCTGGGAATTGTCACTTGGATGTAGACTTCAGTCTCCTGTGGAAGGGATGAAGAGAGGCCTCTCCACTGTGCAGAACTAAAGGTTGGCAGGCTGTGTTTTGCCCTTCTTTCAAGGCAAATCAGCAGGCTCAAAGGCCCAAGAGAGTGCTTCTGTTTCAGAGTGGTGTAGAGGGAGGGTTTGGAGGCCTGAGACAGCTCTGTCCCTTTCTAGCTGTGACACTTGGGCCTTCATTCCCACAGATGTAAAATGGGGGATAATTATATTTAGTTGAGAGGATTGTTATGAGGATAAAATGGGATGATATGTCCAAGTGCCCTGCACAGAGCCTGCTACAAGGTAGTAATAAATGCTGTAGGAAAAGAAGAGTTTGTTTCTGCCCTGTGAGAAAAGTTTCTTCTAGCCACAtctatatttccttccttccatctctccatctattcatccacccacccatctatccacccatccttctatccatccatccatccactgatccacccatctatccacctacccacctacccatccatccaagATTAATTTGTCAATTTTTACTGAGTGCCTAGGCACTCAGTAGTGCCTTAATTACTAGGCACTATGCTAGGTCTGGCAATACTATGATAAATAAGACACATCCCTTGCCTTCAAAGTGCTCACAGGAGAGACACATAAGTAAATGTTACATGTgtaaagagaaacagaatcaggTGAAGAGGAATGTTCAGTTGAGGACAGGGATTCCCTGCTGAGAAGATAATCCATGAGCTACATCTCAGAGGCCTAGTGGGACTGAGCCAGTAAAGATAGTGAGGGAGGCACTTCTTGGGTACAGCTTGAATGAGAGCATTGGGGCAAGAAGCTGCATGGCATGGGTGGAGAACAAGactgggtttgttgttgttggcaCTGAAAGATGGAGGCAGAATATGGTAAGCATTGAATGGAGAAGTAGGTGGAAAACAGATGGGAGGGCCTTGGAGGTTGCATTCAGAATCCGGGGATTGGCACTGTAGGCAGTGCAGGGTCTGTTCAGTGTTGGAGACCCTCTAGTTGAGCCCCTCTAGTTTATAGGGAGGATTGGTGGGGGTAGGGTGGTCCGGGAGGTGTCAGTGAGAAGCCGGCACCCTGGGAGTGAGGACTACGTCCACAGCCAGGAAGGGCATCCTAGACCAAGGCCTGGCACAAGGGTATACAGGGTATGGTGGAAAAATAGGGGAAGGCCAGCATGTCAGGCAGGAGCAGcgggagaaggggaaaaaggaggACCATGATCTGACTCCTGTTGTGGAAGGGGCATTGTTTTAACAACACCACCCTTAGGCTGAAACCAAATTCCTCCCATGGGGGCTTAGGAGGCCCAGCACGGCCAGGCCGCTACCCACCTCCCAACCTCATCTAGAATCCAACTTCACCTCTCACCCCAATCTTCCCTATAAACTAGTTATTTACTGTATGAAGCAAAAGTTGAAAGTTAAGTttactgaaaacaattttaaaaaattatttttgtaaatttttttgtcAAAGAAATGGCAGCTTTGCATGACATTTTAAGATTTGATTGCATTGCTATTATCATTATGTATCTATATAAATTGCTTCTTTGAACATGTAATTTGATAGTTACAAtttacataagtaaataaattacattaaaaattacttaGAAGGTACAGTTGTAATGTTAAGTTAGATGTtgacagctttttatttttaaaatttttttaaaagattatttattatttgagggagagagaaagagagcatgagtgggggggggtagggaggggcagagggtgagggagagagaaaatccccaaGCAAACTctccgctgagtgtggagcccaaaatggggctaaATCCcaacccaaatcaagagtcagatacttaaccaactgagccacccaggtgcccccattaatacctttaaaattttcaatttaaaaattttagtcatctttttaaaaaatttttttaaattttttaaaatttaaattcaattagccaaggtataagtacatcattagtttttttatataatgttcaatgattcattagtttaactgaattaaatacaaagaataagCTTTATGTATGTATAAAGCAGATGTACATACAATATGTAATCAGAATATTTATGATGTTAAAATTTGAAAGAGGTGGATCATTAGGGAAAAATGTCTAAAATGCCTCCTcagtatgatccagcaattccacttcagaGTATACACCCGAAGGAAATGAAATCGGGATCTTGAAGAGCTagctgtactcccatgttcatggcagcattattcacactaGCCAAGACACCGAAGTGTCTGtcgatggatgaatggttaaagatattgtgagatatatagatatagatatagaatatatatagaattctattccatatctataatatatataatatctctCTCTATAGAGTATGTATAGAGAATATCTTCCTGTATacatagaatattactcagtcttaaaaaagaaggaaatcctgtcattcccaacaacatggatggacctgaaggacattatgctaattgaaataagcaagacacagaaagacaaatgctgcatCATcccacttacatgtgaaatctaaaaaagtggaactcacagaagcagagagtagaatgatggttgccaagggctggggggaggagaagtggggagatgttggtcaaggaGTATGAAGTTCCAGTTACgcaggatgaataagttctggagatcgaCTGTACAGGATAATGCCAAGAGCTAGTAGTACTgttttgcatatttgaaattaCCTAGGAGAGTAgaccttaaatgttctcactacaagTAAAAGTGGTAACTGTGTGAAATAACTAATTAGcctgattgtggtaatcatttcacaatgtgtatgtatatcaaaacattacattgtacactttaaatatttttcactatttttatttgtcagttatacctcaataaggctGGGGGTATTTCTCACAGAAAGTATTCAGAAAATAAAGTGGCTTCTAGGGGAACGGATAATGGAAAGAAAGGAGATGTGGCTTTAACGTGCTGCAATGTGCAATGCCCTTTTTCCCCATGTCCTGCTTTGATTCTCAGAGCTTCTCACCTGTGTCACAGAGACCCAGCGGGCACAGGAACAGTGGCCCACGTGTTCCTTGGCCCATCTCTCACGCTGGGAACTATCTGGCCAGGCATTTGATCCTGGGGACCCCTTCATTCCTGAACTTGTGTCCCAGGTCAGCAGTCGGGAGGG includes the following:
- the C3H8orf74 gene encoding uncharacterized protein C8orf74 homolog, whose amino-acid sequence is MALLTPQGVKKVFQFQKPKGREHLRRLLNWEEFDEVRDSRQSILLDTLYESIIFAVGKGFPWVEVAKVVKFTEELLKETKGCSITEAVTILGNKLRDYQGQFNTTHLLALCDYFHNTFIRHYKLYQYVLGQDQEVNLTVTHLEVCAPPQPLPLAEGMDRDIWQLEQQVAELSMAEVQKHTNMLLLKEALHLEQEHKLQRTFSEVPKQPSQVLKREELENLISEAIHIQIECLKELLQYEIQITFDILDLKLQKKTLNLNAPIPSPLAITGQPGQDESFKFNKANKGKKAKAKKK